From Orenia marismortui DSM 5156, one genomic window encodes:
- a CDS encoding endonuclease Q family protein has product MKEYFMDLHLHIGRSNSGQAVKITASDKLTIENIIDEGKDKKGIDILGIVDAASPEVIKDIEVLLEQGKLIALEDGGLSYNQEITILLGSEMEVKSEFGQAHLLSYFPYLEDIKKFSSIMSNYISNINLSTQMTYLTAQELFEIVDELGGIIIPAHSFTPHKGLYGSYSDSLSRDAFDKIAAIELGLSADSEMADHLSELAAKTFLSNSDAHSLGKIGREYNKVLVKEASFKEVLLALRREGVRKVLANYGLSPKLGKYHRSYCLECKQKLIAKIPAIKCYNNPKHKIVKGVLDRLIEIADKEEAIHPKHRPAYYHQVPLLDIPGIGPKTLDQLIDSFGSKMNILHKVFDEDLKEIVGRKIASTIIKAREGQLNIIPGGGGKYGKVSN; this is encoded by the coding sequence ATGAAAGAATATTTTATGGATTTGCACTTACATATAGGAAGAAGTAATTCAGGGCAAGCAGTAAAGATTACAGCATCAGATAAATTGACTATTGAGAATATAATTGATGAAGGAAAAGATAAAAAAGGGATAGATATCTTGGGGATTGTTGATGCTGCATCTCCAGAAGTAATTAAAGATATTGAAGTTTTGTTAGAGCAGGGTAAATTGATTGCTTTAGAAGATGGAGGATTAAGCTATAATCAAGAGATAACGATATTATTAGGTTCAGAGATGGAAGTGAAGTCAGAGTTTGGTCAGGCACATTTATTATCTTATTTTCCTTATTTAGAAGATATAAAGAAATTTAGTAGTATAATGTCTAATTATATTAGCAATATTAATTTAAGTACTCAAATGACCTATTTAACAGCTCAAGAGTTATTTGAAATTGTCGATGAATTAGGTGGAATTATAATTCCTGCTCATTCCTTTACTCCCCACAAGGGATTATATGGAAGTTATAGTGATAGTTTAAGCAGAGATGCCTTTGATAAGATAGCAGCTATAGAGTTGGGGTTGAGTGCAGATAGTGAGATGGCCGATCATCTATCAGAGTTAGCAGCTAAGACCTTTTTAAGTAATTCTGATGCCCATTCTTTGGGTAAGATAGGTAGAGAGTATAATAAAGTCTTAGTTAAAGAAGCGAGCTTTAAAGAGGTATTACTGGCCTTAAGAAGAGAAGGTGTGAGGAAGGTTTTGGCTAATTATGGGTTAAGTCCTAAATTAGGAAAGTATCATAGAAGCTATTGCTTAGAATGCAAGCAGAAATTAATAGCTAAGATTCCTGCTATAAAGTGTTATAATAATCCTAAGCATAAAATTGTTAAAGGTGTTTTAGATAGATTGATAGAAATAGCAGATAAAGAAGAGGCAATTCATCCAAAGCATAGACCAGCATATTATCATCAAGTCCCTTTACTGGATATACCAGGCATAGGACCTAAGACTTTAGATCAATTAATCGATTCTTTTGGTAGTAAAATGAATATTTTGCATAAGGTCTTTGATGAAGACTTAAAAGAGATTGTAGGGAGGAAGATTGCTAGTACAATAATTAAAGCAAGAGAAGGTCAACTAAATATTATTCCTGGAGGTGGAGGGAAGTATGGAAAGGTTAGCAACTAG
- the spoIIM gene encoding stage II sporulation protein M, which translates to MANFRYLKLQLEMFFRDNILILLFIIICFIVGVLAGSIAANTLTYQQKEVLLDYLSGFITEVNQLLTDQQSLLAKQVIAANLKFGLLFWILGITMVGVIVIPFIIILRGFIMGFTATFLIREMFFKGVLLAVTSILPQNLLLIPGFILAGFLSFVFVFKLGAVMMSKRKYNLKSMLFQYSFSMLGITLVLFLAALIEVYIVPPLIRLVEGIII; encoded by the coding sequence ATGGCTAACTTTAGATATTTAAAGTTACAGCTAGAAATGTTCTTTAGAGATAATATCTTGATTTTGTTATTTATTATTATCTGCTTTATTGTCGGTGTGCTTGCTGGATCGATAGCTGCTAATACTTTAACTTATCAGCAAAAAGAGGTTCTGCTTGATTATTTATCAGGATTTATTACTGAGGTTAATCAGTTATTAACAGACCAACAGTCTTTGCTAGCTAAACAGGTTATTGCTGCTAATTTGAAGTTTGGGCTGTTATTTTGGATTTTAGGAATAACTATGGTCGGAGTAATAGTTATTCCATTTATTATTATATTAAGAGGTTTTATCATGGGTTTTACTGCAACATTTTTGATTAGAGAGATGTTTTTTAAGGGAGTGTTATTAGCTGTTACTTCAATCTTGCCACAAAATCTACTGTTGATACCAGGTTTTATCTTGGCTGGATTCTTAAGCTTTGTTTTTGTATTTAAGTTGGGGGCTGTAATGATGTCTAAGAGAAAGTATAATCTTAAATCGATGCTATTTCAATATTCCTTTTCGATGCTGGGAATTACTCTGGTATTATTCTTGGCAGCATTAATAGAGGTATATATAGTTCCGCCATTGATTAGATTGGTGGAGGGGATAATTATTTGA
- a CDS encoding phosphopentomutase: MDIKRVNIIVLDSVGIGALPDAADFGDEGAATLQNTAKAVGGLNLPNLESFGLGNIEDIEGVAKVDSPKAAFGKMAEESNGKDTTTGHWEIAGLISKDPFRTYPNGFPDEVMDQFHEAIGRESLANKPASGTVIIEELGEEHMKTGKPIVYTSADSVFQIAAHEDIISVDKLYEMCEKARKILQGEHAVARVIARPFVGEPGNFERTANRKDYSLTPPEKTILNHLKDAGHKVMAVGKIENIYAGEGITDAVHTKHNMDGVDKTLDYLKSEKEGLIFTNLVDFDSKYGHRRNPEAYAKALENFDQRMPEILEQLDEEDLLIILADHGCDPTHKGTDHTREYVPLLVYSKQLEGGAELGVRKTFSDIAATLAEVFGVEETGNGTSFLKDLTK, translated from the coding sequence ATGGATATTAAACGAGTAAATATAATTGTTTTGGATAGTGTTGGAATTGGGGCTTTACCTGATGCTGCTGATTTTGGTGATGAAGGGGCAGCTACATTACAGAATACTGCTAAAGCAGTAGGAGGATTGAACCTACCAAACTTAGAGAGCTTTGGCTTAGGTAATATTGAAGATATTGAAGGAGTAGCAAAGGTTGATAGTCCAAAAGCTGCTTTTGGTAAGATGGCAGAAGAGTCAAATGGGAAGGATACAACAACAGGGCATTGGGAAATAGCAGGACTTATTTCTAAAGATCCTTTTAGAACTTATCCTAATGGATTTCCTGATGAAGTGATGGATCAATTCCACGAAGCAATAGGAAGAGAGAGCTTGGCTAATAAGCCTGCTTCTGGAACAGTAATCATTGAAGAATTGGGAGAAGAACATATGAAGACTGGAAAGCCTATTGTTTATACTTCGGCAGATAGTGTATTCCAGATTGCAGCTCATGAAGATATTATCTCAGTTGATAAGTTATATGAGATGTGTGAAAAGGCTCGTAAGATATTACAGGGAGAGCATGCAGTAGCAAGAGTTATTGCTAGACCTTTTGTAGGTGAGCCTGGTAACTTTGAACGTACCGCTAATAGAAAGGATTACTCTCTAACACCACCTGAAAAGACTATTTTAAATCATCTTAAAGATGCAGGTCATAAGGTAATGGCAGTAGGTAAGATTGAAAATATCTATGCAGGCGAAGGAATTACTGATGCAGTCCATACTAAGCATAATATGGATGGAGTAGATAAGACTTTAGATTATTTAAAAAGTGAGAAGGAAGGTTTGATCTTTACAAACCTAGTAGACTTTGATTCTAAATATGGACATCGTAGAAATCCAGAAGCTTATGCTAAGGCATTAGAGAATTTTGATCAGAGAATGCCTGAGATTTTAGAGCAATTAGATGAAGAAGATTTACTAATTATTCTTGCTGACCATGGTTGTGATCCAACTCATAAAGGAACAGACCACACTAGAGAGTATGTGCCATTATTAGTTTATAGTAAGCAACTAGAGGGGGGAGCTGAATTAGGAGTTAGAAAGACCTTTAGTGATATTGCAGCTACTCTTGCAGAAGTATTTGGAGTTGAAGAAACAGGAAATGGAACTAGTTTCTTAAAAGATTTAACTAAGTAA
- a CDS encoding purine-nucleoside phosphorylase, which produces MASETMKKIQESVNYIKDQAGITPEIALILGSGLGVLADEIENKTEIPYGDIPNFPVSTVEGHAGQLVLGDLEGKKVVAMQGRFHYYEGYDMSFITFPVRVMKILGAEKLLVTNSAGGANRHFNVGDFMIISDHINFTGTNPLIGANEDELGPRFPDMSAAYNKDLIELAERVADDKGITVKKGVYVGFSGPTYETPAEIRMIQVLGGDAVGMSTVPEVIVANHMGMDILGISCITNMAAGILPQPLGHEEVIETAKRVKPKFIELLRGTIKSL; this is translated from the coding sequence ATGGCAAGTGAGACTATGAAGAAGATTCAAGAGAGTGTTAATTATATCAAAGATCAAGCAGGGATTACTCCTGAGATTGCTTTGATCTTAGGTTCGGGATTGGGAGTATTAGCAGATGAGATAGAGAATAAGACGGAAATACCATATGGAGATATTCCTAACTTTCCAGTATCTACAGTAGAAGGTCATGCTGGTCAGTTGGTATTAGGTGATTTAGAAGGCAAGAAGGTTGTAGCAATGCAAGGAAGATTTCATTATTACGAAGGGTATGATATGTCCTTTATTACCTTCCCAGTTAGAGTTATGAAGATCTTAGGTGCAGAGAAATTACTAGTAACCAACTCTGCTGGTGGGGCTAATCGTCACTTTAATGTAGGTGATTTTATGATTATTTCTGATCATATTAACTTCACAGGAACTAATCCATTAATTGGAGCTAATGAAGATGAATTAGGTCCACGTTTCCCAGATATGTCAGCAGCTTACAATAAAGATTTAATTGAATTAGCAGAAAGGGTAGCTGATGATAAAGGGATTACAGTTAAGAAAGGTGTCTATGTTGGATTTTCAGGACCAACTTATGAGACGCCAGCAGAGATTAGAATGATACAGGTCTTAGGTGGAGATGCAGTAGGGATGTCTACTGTACCGGAAGTAATTGTAGCAAACCATATGGGAATGGATATTTTGGGTATCTCATGTATTACGAATATGGCAGCAGGTATTCTGCCACAACCTTTAGGACATGAAGAGGTTATTGAGACAGCTAAGCGAGTTAAACCTAAATTTATTGAATTGCTTAGAGGAACAATAAAGAGTTTATAA
- a CDS encoding pyrimidine-nucleoside phosphorylase, with amino-acid sequence MRAYDIIHKKRDAKKLSDQEIEFLVRGYTKGEIPDYQMSAWAMAVFFQGMDKEETAKLTEEMANSGDNIDLSSIEGIKVDKHSTGGVGDTTTLVLAPLVATCSAPVAKMSGRGLGHTGGTIDKLESIEGFSTALAMDKFIDSVNQNKVAIAGQTGNLAPADKKLYALRDVTATVDSIPLIASSIMSKKIASGADAIVLDVKTGNGAFMKSYDGAVDLAKTMVQIGKEVGRNTIAVVSDMDQPLGWAVGNALEVEEAIQTLKGEGPYDLTELCLTLGTQMLLLSEVVDSEEEARERLERAINDGSALEKLKELIANQGGDPSVVDNPNLLPQAQSKFEVKAKTAGYVQRIEAESVGISAMLLGAGRETKESEIDLAVGLELSKKVGDKVEVGEVLATLYYNDDQKLKEAEDKLLSAYHIGSEQLEMNPLIYEIIS; translated from the coding sequence ATGAGAGCTTATGATATTATCCATAAAAAACGTGATGCTAAGAAGTTGAGTGATCAAGAGATAGAGTTTTTAGTTAGGGGATATACAAAAGGTGAAATCCCAGATTATCAGATGTCAGCTTGGGCGATGGCTGTCTTCTTTCAAGGGATGGATAAAGAAGAGACTGCTAAGTTGACAGAGGAGATGGCAAACTCTGGTGATAATATAGATTTAAGTTCAATTGAAGGTATTAAGGTTGATAAGCATAGTACAGGTGGTGTAGGTGATACAACTACTTTGGTTTTAGCTCCCTTAGTAGCAACTTGTAGTGCACCAGTAGCTAAGATGTCAGGGCGTGGTTTAGGACATACTGGTGGTACAATTGATAAACTGGAGTCAATTGAAGGATTTAGTACAGCTTTGGCTATGGATAAGTTTATTGATAGTGTAAATCAGAATAAGGTAGCTATAGCAGGACAAACTGGGAATTTAGCTCCTGCTGATAAAAAACTATATGCTTTACGTGATGTAACTGCTACTGTTGATTCTATTCCTTTGATTGCAAGTAGTATTATGAGTAAGAAGATTGCTTCTGGAGCAGATGCTATAGTATTAGATGTTAAGACAGGTAATGGTGCTTTTATGAAAAGTTATGATGGGGCAGTAGACTTGGCAAAAACTATGGTGCAAATTGGTAAAGAAGTGGGGCGTAATACTATTGCTGTTGTTTCTGATATGGATCAACCTTTAGGATGGGCAGTTGGTAATGCTTTAGAGGTTGAAGAAGCCATTCAAACTCTTAAAGGTGAAGGACCTTATGATTTAACAGAGTTATGTTTAACTTTAGGTACTCAAATGTTATTGTTATCTGAAGTTGTAGATAGTGAAGAAGAGGCTAGAGAAAGATTAGAAAGAGCAATTAATGATGGTAGTGCTTTAGAGAAACTTAAAGAGTTGATTGCTAATCAAGGTGGAGATCCAAGTGTTGTGGATAATCCAAATCTATTACCACAAGCTCAATCTAAATTTGAAGTGAAAGCAAAGACTGCTGGTTATGTGCAGCGCATAGAAGCTGAAAGTGTAGGTATTAGTGCGATGTTACTAGGTGCGGGTCGTGAGACTAAAGAATCAGAGATTGATTTAGCTGTTGGTTTGGAATTGTCCAAGAAGGTTGGAGACAAAGTTGAAGTAGGAGAGGTTCTTGCTACTTTATATTACAACGATGATCAAAAATTAAAGGAAGCAGAGGATAAATTATTAAGTGCTTATCATATAGGAAGTGAACAATTAGAGATGAATCCTTTAATTTATGAGATTATCAGCTAA
- a CDS encoding chemotaxis protein CheX encodes MKQEYINPIFEATKSVLQNMIQVEVERGELEVRKSPFAAQKVNASIGVTGDLKGFIYYSMADTTALEVFAKMAGMSADKFDELVSSAIGELANIVTGNSLTNLSELGYQCDITPPSITYGDNVQITTNQRKFLVIPLKTDIGDFEINVSLEENKK; translated from the coding sequence ATGAAACAAGAATATATTAATCCAATATTTGAGGCTACTAAAAGCGTATTACAGAATATGATACAAGTAGAAGTTGAACGAGGTGAATTAGAAGTACGCAAAAGCCCTTTTGCAGCTCAAAAAGTAAATGCTTCTATTGGAGTTACAGGAGATCTAAAGGGATTTATTTATTATAGTATGGCTGATACTACAGCCTTAGAAGTATTTGCTAAAATGGCAGGTATGTCAGCAGATAAGTTTGATGAATTAGTTAGTTCTGCAATTGGAGAGTTAGCTAATATAGTTACTGGAAATTCTCTTACTAATTTATCTGAACTAGGATATCAATGTGACATTACCCCTCCTTCTATTACCTATGGAGATAATGTACAAATTACTACAAACCAAAGAAAATTCTTAGTAATTCCTTTAAAAACTGATATTGGTGATTTTGAAATTAATGTATCTTTAGAAGAAAACAAAAAGTAA
- a CDS encoding AsmA family protein has product MKSELEKDKLSLKKISFYLCIIIFIMLLTGVFYLKSYFDSDKLASLVIPKLEESLSREVKIRDIKLKFIGGIGVKVDGIIISKSLDFEEGNLAELDSLNLDFALLPLLNKEVKIKDLTLVRPIIYLEKDRVSKTNHNSNSDISKSNSKKGVNPVFNLDKLEIVNAQIKYIDRQKGSVIELDNFSSELTISLDQDNKLSTAGKSTIGRLSINNSSQTDSNIEDLNLSLKHDLIYNLANKKVEVRRFDLGLDQLDLKSQFNLILGKNQLKIGDFKAKAGDSSLNFDADLRETENPSLDINLNSDIYLEDLLAKLPIEFAKNLSGNIKADLSLKNIRINQVKDNLQNMKLSGDISLDKFNLDDKLAIKDISALVQISEQEIKSDDLKLAIAKDIVNAKIKINKWKELLADILNQREEVSGSINLDLAAEGLNLDKILDNKKDNQAKVDPSKAEEKKVYLPKLNLYSKINIDSLEYQEDEYEDIMATIELEDSIVNLEELSLSQGDSNLLTSGTVDYSQFSLTNDFKSIDFDLNVNSDINLAKIRRNLLKVVPKLKRYDFSGRLNSDLSAEFLLSDIMEDPLSNLDKINIYGDIAVSGNNIELPQMENTIESLKGKFKFNKQSLEVRDFNFNLAKSDLSAKVSIGDWRDTLLVLLKKKEATNSKAVIELNSKLISIDEFLALLFNNSQGVQKEEKDSGEVKKSTPKIPIIMQADIDALRYSSLVVSNINTKGRLSNELLEVDKLNLGINGGSITAKGQLDFSPNKPEYQGDLKIDQIEINQVLSLFTNFNNKLYGKTNLTTKFGGRGFSLEDILNSLTLQGTALIKDGELKGWGLVNKLNNSFNLFDEESLAFKDLQGNIDLRDGRLYLDDFSADTKLGDIKLVGSSTLAGKVDYQLDYLLSNKESKELNLNHKELFYAPDTTRVELNFKIKGSVLKPEFRWDKGDIEKKIKEKAKDKVEEKTKEEIDKAKDKIKKELEDKKDDLKDIFKGLF; this is encoded by the coding sequence ATGAAAAGTGAGTTGGAGAAAGATAAATTAAGCTTGAAAAAGATTAGTTTTTATTTGTGTATTATTATCTTTATTATGCTGTTGACAGGAGTCTTTTATTTAAAGAGCTATTTTGATTCAGATAAATTAGCAAGTTTAGTTATACCTAAATTAGAAGAGAGTTTGAGTAGGGAGGTTAAAATTAGAGATATAAAACTAAAGTTTATCGGTGGGATTGGTGTTAAGGTTGATGGAATTATTATTAGTAAGAGTTTAGATTTTGAGGAGGGTAATTTAGCGGAACTAGATAGCTTGAATTTGGACTTTGCTCTATTACCTTTATTAAATAAAGAGGTTAAGATTAAAGATTTAACTCTAGTAAGGCCCATTATTTATTTAGAGAAGGATAGAGTGAGCAAGACAAATCATAATTCTAATAGCGATATTTCAAAATCTAACTCTAAAAAAGGAGTAAACCCTGTTTTTAATTTAGATAAATTGGAAATAGTTAATGCTCAGATAAAGTATATAGATAGGCAGAAAGGTTCAGTAATTGAATTAGATAATTTTAGTTCTGAATTGACTATTAGCTTAGATCAGGATAATAAATTATCTACAGCAGGAAAATCAACAATAGGGAGGTTGAGTATTAATAATTCAAGTCAAACAGATTCAAATATTGAGGATCTAAATCTCTCTTTAAAGCATGATTTAATTTATAATCTAGCCAATAAGAAAGTAGAGGTTAGAAGATTTGATTTAGGCTTAGATCAATTAGATCTTAAAAGTCAATTTAATTTAATTCTAGGGAAGAATCAGCTGAAGATAGGAGATTTCAAAGCTAAAGCAGGAGATTCTAGCTTGAATTTTGATGCTGACTTACGTGAGACTGAAAACCCAAGCTTAGATATTAATTTAAATAGTGATATCTATTTAGAAGATTTGTTAGCAAAATTACCGATTGAATTTGCTAAAAACCTTTCTGGTAATATTAAAGCTGATTTGAGTCTTAAAAATATTAGAATCAATCAAGTTAAAGATAATCTCCAGAATATGAAATTATCAGGAGATATTAGCCTAGATAAGTTTAATCTAGATGATAAATTAGCTATCAAAGATATTTCTGCTCTCGTTCAGATTAGTGAGCAAGAAATTAAAAGTGATGATCTTAAGTTAGCTATAGCTAAGGATATAGTTAATGCTAAGATCAAGATAAATAAATGGAAAGAGCTATTAGCTGATATTTTAAATCAGAGAGAAGAAGTATCGGGAAGTATTAATTTAGATTTAGCAGCAGAAGGTCTGAATTTAGACAAAATCTTAGACAATAAGAAAGATAATCAAGCCAAAGTAGATCCTTCTAAGGCTGAAGAAAAGAAAGTCTATCTTCCTAAATTGAACTTATATTCTAAGATTAATATAGATAGCTTGGAGTATCAAGAAGATGAATATGAAGATATTATGGCTACTATAGAATTAGAAGATTCAATAGTCAATCTAGAAGAATTGAGCCTAAGTCAAGGTGATTCCAATTTACTTACTAGTGGAACTGTTGATTATAGTCAATTTAGTCTTACTAATGATTTTAAGTCGATAGATTTTGATTTAAATGTAAATAGTGATATCAATTTAGCTAAGATTAGAAGGAATCTGCTTAAAGTTGTGCCAAAGTTGAAGAGATATGATTTTTCTGGAAGATTAAATTCTGACTTAAGTGCTGAGTTTCTCTTAAGTGATATTATGGAAGATCCACTCTCTAATTTAGATAAGATAAATATATATGGCGATATAGCAGTGAGTGGAAATAATATTGAACTTCCTCAAATGGAAAATACCATAGAGAGTTTAAAGGGGAAATTTAAATTTAATAAACAGAGCCTTGAAGTAAGAGATTTCAATTTCAATTTAGCTAAATCGGATCTATCAGCCAAAGTTTCTATCGGAGATTGGCGGGATACTTTGCTAGTCTTATTAAAGAAGAAAGAAGCTACTAATTCAAAAGCAGTTATTGAATTAAATTCTAAATTAATTTCAATTGATGAGTTTTTAGCACTTCTATTTAATAATAGTCAAGGGGTCCAAAAGGAAGAAAAGGATAGCGGAGAAGTAAAGAAATCGACTCCAAAGATACCTATAATAATGCAGGCAGATATAGATGCTTTAAGGTATAGTAGCCTAGTAGTGAGTAATATTAATACTAAAGGAAGATTAAGTAATGAGTTACTTGAAGTTGATAAGTTAAATTTAGGAATTAATGGGGGAAGTATTACTGCTAAAGGTCAGCTTGATTTTAGCCCAAATAAGCCAGAATATCAAGGTGATCTGAAGATTGATCAGATTGAGATTAATCAAGTTTTAAGTCTATTTACCAACTTTAATAATAAATTATATGGAAAAACTAATTTAACTACTAAATTTGGAGGTAGAGGTTTTTCTTTGGAAGATATACTAAATTCTCTTACATTGCAAGGAACAGCTTTGATAAAAGATGGAGAGCTAAAAGGTTGGGGATTAGTTAATAAATTAAATAATAGCTTCAACCTTTTTGATGAAGAGAGTTTAGCTTTTAAGGATCTTCAAGGAAATATTGATTTAAGAGATGGGAGATTATATTTAGATGACTTTTCAGCCGATACTAAGCTTGGAGATATTAAGCTTGTTGGTTCATCAACTTTAGCAGGTAAAGTGGACTATCAATTAGATTATTTACTCTCTAATAAAGAGTCTAAGGAGTTAAATTTGAATCATAAAGAATTATTCTATGCTCCAGATACTACTAGAGTTGAGTTGAACTTTAAAATTAAAGGAAGCGTCTTAAAGCCAGAATTTAGATGGGATAAAGGTGATATTGAGAAGAAAATTAAGGAGAAGGCAAAAGATAAAGTAGAAGAAAAGACCAAAGAAGAGATAGATAAAGCTAAGGATAAAATTAAAAAGGAATTAGAAGATAAGAAAGACGATTTAAAGGATATTTTTAAAGGGTTATTTTAA
- a CDS encoding D-alanyl-D-alanine carboxypeptidase family protein translates to MKKSKRIIGLSLLLVFIFSQVILAIDKPEFNLESKSAILMDAKTGKILYEKSPHQKLPPASITKIMTMLLAMEAIDQGRADWKDKISTSEFAAQMGGSQIWLEPGEEMTLQDLLKAVAVVSANDACVAIAEYLYGTEENFVKAMNDKAKELGMKNTYFYNTNGLPPTDPKVEGNHTTAYDISLMSRELLKHKKILEFTSIWIDHLRDGESFLRNTNNLVRFFKGADGLKTGYTQEAGFCLSSTARKGGMRFIAVVMNAPNSKLRFKEARELLSYAFSIHKSIDIVAKGAEVTKVKVFKGESEEIDAIAKDDLQVAVIKGDEQEVVKQTRINKDVVAPVKSGDKVGEIVVLKGEEVLGRVDLVAKQGVEKANFFKIIVQIFKRFISKLMNVF, encoded by the coding sequence ATGAAAAAATCTAAAAGGATTATAGGCTTAAGTCTATTATTAGTTTTTATTTTTTCTCAAGTCATTTTAGCTATAGATAAGCCTGAATTTAATTTAGAGTCTAAATCAGCAATTTTAATGGATGCTAAGACTGGTAAAATACTTTATGAAAAAAGTCCACATCAAAAGTTACCACCAGCTAGTATTACAAAAATCATGACTATGCTACTGGCTATGGAAGCAATAGATCAAGGAAGAGCAGATTGGAAAGATAAGATTAGTACCAGTGAATTTGCTGCACAAATGGGAGGTTCACAAATTTGGTTAGAGCCTGGTGAAGAAATGACTTTGCAGGATTTATTAAAAGCAGTAGCAGTGGTGTCAGCAAATGATGCTTGTGTAGCAATTGCAGAGTATCTTTATGGAACAGAAGAGAATTTTGTAAAGGCGATGAATGATAAAGCTAAAGAATTGGGAATGAAGAATACTTATTTTTATAATACTAATGGTTTACCACCAACAGATCCCAAGGTTGAAGGAAATCATACAACTGCCTATGATATATCATTGATGTCAAGGGAATTATTAAAGCATAAGAAGATACTCGAATTTACATCTATTTGGATAGATCATTTGCGTGATGGAGAAAGTTTTTTACGTAATACAAATAATTTAGTTAGATTTTTTAAAGGGGCAGATGGATTGAAGACAGGATACACTCAAGAAGCAGGATTTTGCTTATCATCAACAGCGAGAAAAGGTGGGATGAGATTTATAGCTGTGGTAATGAATGCCCCAAACTCAAAGTTACGTTTTAAAGAGGCGCGGGAGCTATTATCTTATGCCTTTAGTATTCATAAGTCGATCGATATTGTAGCTAAAGGGGCAGAGGTTACTAAAGTCAAAGTCTTCAAAGGTGAAAGTGAAGAGATAGATGCTATTGCTAAAGATGATTTACAGGTTGCTGTTATAAAAGGAGATGAGCAAGAGGTCGTAAAGCAGACTAGAATCAATAAAGATGTTGTAGCACCAGTCAAATCTGGAGATAAGGTAGGAGAGATTGTAGTATTAAAAGGGGAAGAGGTTCTAGGTAGAGTAGATCTTGTAGCTAAGCAAGGAGTAGAGAAGGCTAACTTCTTTAAGATTATAGTTCAGATATTTAAGAGGTTTATTAGTAAGTTGATGAATGTTTTTTAA
- the spoIIAA gene encoding anti-sigma F factor antagonist, translating to MKLSFKKINNSLIIRLEGEFDLHTVDHFKEKLEEKINDRIRNIILNLDGIKFIDSSGLGAILGTYKRITKTGGSLAMVKVTPQVERIFELSGILKIIKIYSSEEEALDKILGR from the coding sequence ATGAAATTATCCTTTAAAAAAATTAATAATAGCTTAATTATAAGATTGGAAGGAGAATTTGATTTACATACCGTTGATCATTTTAAAGAGAAATTAGAAGAGAAAATAAATGATAGAATTAGAAATATCATTTTAAACCTAGATGGTATTAAATTTATTGATAGTTCTGGATTAGGAGCAATTTTAGGGACATATAAGCGAATTACTAAAACTGGAGGAAGCTTGGCTATGGTTAAAGTCACTCCTCAAGTCGAAAGAATATTTGAATTATCGGGAATTTTGAAGATTATAAAGATTTATTCATCAGAAGAAGAAGCATTAGATAAAATCTTGGGGAGGTAA
- the spoIIAB gene encoding anti-sigma F factor has product MENKAKLTIDSLSDNIGLARVTVASFASQLNFTLAELEEIKVAISEAVSNSIIHGYAEESGEIEIGMRVYGEQLEIIVKDQGCGIEDIEAACEPAYTTAGRMGLGLVFIDSFMDKFEIESKVAKGTTLKMIKIPAQEKKQVN; this is encoded by the coding sequence ATGGAGAATAAAGCTAAATTAACTATAGATAGCTTATCTGATAATATTGGATTGGCTAGAGTAACAGTAGCTTCCTTTGCTTCACAACTAAACTTTACTTTGGCAGAGTTAGAAGAGATAAAAGTTGCTATTTCTGAGGCGGTATCCAACTCTATTATTCATGGATATGCAGAAGAAAGTGGTGAGATAGAAATAGGAATGAGAGTTTATGGGGAGCAATTAGAGATAATAGTTAAGGACCAAGGCTGTGGAATTGAAGATATTGAAGCTGCTTGTGAACCTGCTTACACTACAGCAGGAAGAATGGGATTAGGATTAGTTTTTATTGATTCTTTTATGGACAAGTTTGAGATAGAATCTAAAGTTGCTAAGGGGACAACTTTAAAAATGATAAAGATACCAGCTCAGGAGAAAAAACAGGTTAATTAG